Proteins encoded in a region of the Bradyrhizobium sp. CB3481 genome:
- the glyA gene encoding serine hydroxymethyltransferase has product MTSSAKTASAPDSFFTATLAEADPEIAAAIKGELGRQRHEIELIASENIVSRAVLEAQGSVMTNKYAEGYPGARYYGGCEWVDVAETLAIERAKKLFGAGFANVQPNSGSQMNQAAFLALLQPGDTFMGLDLAAGGHLTHGSPVNMSGKWFKASHYTVRREDQIIDMDEVAKQAEQVKPKLIIAGGSAYSRAWDFKRFREIADSVGAYLLVDMAHFAGLVAGGVHASPVPHAHVTTTTTHKSLRGPRGGLILTNDEALAKKLNSAIFPGLQGGPLMHVIAAKAVAFGEALRPDFKVYAKNVVENAKALAETLRGHGLDIVSGGTDNHLMLVDLRPKGLKGNVSEKALVRAGITCNKNGIPFDPEKPFVTSGLRLGTPAATTRGFGVAEFKQVGGMIAEVLNALAQSEDGKAPLVEAAIKERVKALTDRFPIYQ; this is encoded by the coding sequence ATGACCTCCAGCGCCAAGACCGCCTCTGCACCCGACTCGTTCTTTACGGCCACGCTGGCCGAGGCCGACCCGGAAATCGCCGCCGCGATCAAGGGCGAGCTCGGCCGCCAGCGGCATGAGATCGAGCTGATTGCGTCGGAAAACATCGTCAGCCGGGCCGTGCTGGAAGCGCAGGGTTCGGTAATGACCAACAAATATGCGGAGGGCTATCCGGGCGCCCGCTACTATGGCGGCTGCGAATGGGTCGACGTCGCCGAGACGCTGGCGATCGAGCGCGCCAAGAAGCTGTTCGGGGCAGGGTTCGCCAACGTGCAGCCGAACTCCGGCAGCCAGATGAACCAGGCGGCGTTTCTGGCGCTGCTGCAGCCCGGCGACACCTTCATGGGCCTCGACCTTGCCGCCGGCGGCCATCTCACCCACGGCTCACCGGTCAACATGTCCGGCAAGTGGTTCAAGGCCTCGCACTACACGGTACGGCGCGAGGACCAGATCATCGATATGGACGAGGTCGCCAAGCAGGCCGAGCAGGTGAAGCCCAAGCTGATCATCGCTGGCGGCTCGGCCTATTCGCGCGCCTGGGACTTCAAGCGCTTCCGCGAGATCGCCGACAGCGTAGGCGCCTATCTGTTGGTCGACATGGCGCATTTCGCCGGTCTCGTCGCCGGCGGCGTTCATGCCTCGCCGGTGCCGCACGCTCACGTCACGACGACCACGACGCATAAATCGCTGCGCGGCCCGCGTGGCGGCCTGATCCTCACCAATGACGAAGCGCTCGCCAAGAAGCTGAATTCGGCGATCTTCCCTGGCCTGCAGGGCGGTCCGCTGATGCACGTCATTGCCGCCAAGGCGGTGGCGTTCGGCGAGGCGCTGCGGCCGGACTTCAAGGTCTACGCCAAGAACGTCGTCGAGAACGCCAAGGCGCTGGCGGAAACGTTGCGCGGCCACGGCCTCGACATCGTCTCCGGCGGCACCGACAACCATTTGATGCTGGTCGACCTTCGGCCGAAGGGGTTGAAGGGCAACGTCTCGGAGAAGGCGTTGGTACGCGCCGGCATCACCTGCAACAAGAACGGCATCCCGTTCGATCCCGAAAAGCCGTTCGTCACCTCGGGCCTGCGTCTCGGCACGCCGGCGGCGACCACGCGCGGCTTCGGCGTTGCCGAATTCAAGCAGGTCGGCGGCATGATCGCCGAGGTGCTCAACGCGCTGGCACAGTCGGAAGACGGCAAGGCACCGCTGGTGGAAGCCGCGATCAAGGAACGCGTGAAGGCGCTGACCGACCGCTTCCCGATCTACCAGTAA
- the nrdR gene encoding transcriptional regulator NrdR — translation MRCPSCNSLDTQVKDSRPTEDSAVIRRRRVCIACNFRFTTFERVQLRELTVIKRNGRRVPFDRDKLVRSVQISLRKRPVDPERVEKMVSAIVRELESGGEAEVSSEAIGEIVMEHLRQLDDVAYVRFASVYRNFREAKDFETLIGELSGEDEARIATLRK, via the coding sequence ATGCGCTGTCCGAGCTGCAACAGTCTCGATACGCAGGTGAAGGATTCGCGGCCGACCGAGGATTCGGCCGTGATCCGGCGGCGGCGCGTGTGCATCGCCTGCAACTTCCGCTTCACTACCTTCGAGCGGGTGCAGCTGCGCGAATTGACGGTGATCAAGCGTAACGGCCGCCGCGTGCCGTTCGACCGCGACAAGTTGGTCCGCTCGGTGCAGATCTCCTTGCGCAAGCGGCCGGTCGACCCTGAGCGAGTCGAGAAGATGGTCTCGGCCATCGTGCGCGAGCTCGAAAGCGGCGGCGAGGCCGAAGTCTCCTCGGAGGCGATCGGCGAGATCGTGATGGAGCATCTGCGCCAGCTCGACGACGTCGCCTATGTGCGCTTCGCCTCGGTCTACCGCAACTTCCGCGAAGCCAAGGACTTCGAGACCCTGATCGGCGAGCTCTCGGGCGAGGACGAAGCGCGGATCGCCACGTTGCGCAAATGA
- the ribD gene encoding bifunctional diaminohydroxyphosphoribosylaminopyrimidine deaminase/5-amino-6-(5-phosphoribosylamino)uracil reductase RibD, whose product MIFRILEDQYGQKLKDAKEAARAADQRFMQLALALGRRGLGRTWPNPAVGAVVVKDGVIVGRGWTQPGGRPHAEPEALKRAGEAARGATLYVTLEPCSHFGKSPPCVDAVIASGIARVVSAIEDPNPEVAGQGHAKLRAAGIAVDVGLGAEQAARDHAGHFRRIRDKRPHVILKLAVSADDKIAAKGGKPVAITGEAARTRVHLLRAQCDAILVGIGTVLADDPLLTCRLPGMEARSPVRVVLDRALRLPGASRLVHSARKTPLWVMTSDFAEAPAAMKLGAAGAQVLRVAATAKPPGLDPAAVLRALSDKGITRLMVEGGSRVASSFVASGLVDEIWLLRGAEAIGADGIPALDALPLSSITGSPTFKARASESLDKDTLTVYERA is encoded by the coding sequence ATGATCTTCCGCATCCTGGAAGACCAGTACGGGCAGAAACTCAAGGACGCCAAGGAAGCGGCGCGGGCGGCCGACCAGCGCTTCATGCAGCTCGCGCTCGCGCTCGGCCGGCGCGGGTTGGGGCGCACCTGGCCGAATCCCGCCGTCGGCGCGGTCGTGGTGAAGGACGGCGTCATCGTCGGCCGCGGCTGGACCCAACCGGGCGGACGTCCCCATGCCGAGCCCGAGGCGCTGAAGCGGGCGGGTGAAGCCGCGCGCGGCGCCACGCTCTATGTGACGCTTGAGCCATGCTCGCATTTCGGCAAGTCGCCGCCCTGCGTCGATGCCGTGATCGCGTCAGGCATCGCGCGCGTGGTGTCGGCGATCGAGGACCCCAATCCGGAGGTCGCCGGGCAGGGGCATGCCAAACTCCGCGCGGCCGGAATCGCAGTCGATGTCGGCCTTGGCGCTGAGCAAGCTGCGCGCGATCACGCCGGCCATTTCCGCCGGATCCGCGACAAGCGCCCACATGTGATCCTCAAGCTGGCGGTGTCGGCCGACGACAAGATCGCCGCCAAAGGTGGCAAGCCGGTCGCGATCACGGGCGAGGCGGCGCGAACGCGGGTGCACTTGTTGCGCGCGCAATGCGACGCCATCCTGGTCGGCATCGGCACCGTGCTGGCGGACGATCCGCTGCTGACCTGCCGCCTGCCGGGAATGGAAGCGCGCTCGCCGGTGCGGGTGGTGCTGGACCGGGCCCTGCGCCTGCCGGGCGCGAGCAGGCTGGTTCATTCCGCGCGTAAGACGCCACTCTGGGTGATGACGTCGGACTTTGCCGAGGCACCGGCGGCCATGAAGCTCGGGGCGGCCGGCGCGCAGGTGCTGCGTGTTGCGGCGACCGCCAAGCCGCCGGGGCTCGATCCGGCGGCCGTGCTGCGCGCGCTGTCGGACAAGGGCATCACCAGGCTGATGGTAGAGGGTGGCTCGCGGGTTGCCTCGTCCTTCGTCGCGAGCGGCCTCGTCGATGAAATATGGCTGCTGCGCGGGGCGGAAGCCATCGGCGCCGACGGCATTCCCGCGCTGGACGCATTGCCGCTCTCGTCAATCACCGGCTCGCCCACATTCAAGGCACGTGCTAGCGAAAGCCTGGATAAGGATACTCTGACCGTGTACGAGCGCGCGTAA
- a CDS encoding riboflavin synthase: MFTGIVTDIGEIIGFTPTAQGQLHRMRIACRYDRATIADGASIACNGVCLTVVASGVEGGKTWFDVDAAAETLGMTTAKHWIKGTRLNLERALKIGDELGGHIVAGHADGVATIVRRDDLPDMARFELRTARELARFIAAKGSVTLDGVSLTVNTVDDVTFSVLIIPHTLSVTTLSGWAAGSEANIEVDLMARYAARLSEMK; the protein is encoded by the coding sequence ATGTTTACCGGAATTGTCACCGATATCGGCGAGATCATTGGCTTCACGCCAACGGCGCAGGGGCAGTTGCACCGCATGCGGATCGCCTGCCGCTACGACCGGGCGACGATTGCCGACGGCGCCTCGATCGCCTGCAACGGCGTCTGCTTGACGGTCGTGGCTTCCGGCGTCGAGGGCGGCAAGACCTGGTTCGATGTCGATGCCGCCGCCGAAACGCTCGGCATGACGACGGCCAAACACTGGATCAAGGGCACTAGGCTCAATCTCGAGCGGGCGCTCAAGATCGGCGACGAGCTTGGCGGCCATATCGTCGCGGGGCATGCCGACGGCGTTGCGACCATCGTCAGGCGCGATGATCTGCCCGACATGGCGCGGTTCGAGCTGCGTACCGCCCGCGAGCTCGCCCGCTTCATTGCCGCCAAGGGCTCGGTGACGCTGGATGGCGTGTCATTGACGGTGAATACGGTCGACGATGTCACATTTTCGGTGCTGATCATTCCGCATACGCTCAGTGTCACGACGCTCAGCGGATGGGCTGCAGGCAGCGAGGCCAATATCGAGGTCGATCTGATGGCCCGCTATGCGGCGCGGCTGTCGGAAATGAAGTGA
- the ribH gene encoding 6,7-dimethyl-8-ribityllumazine synthase translates to MADARRAPLKDQTDISGARALIVEARFYDDIQDALLEGAVAELKAAGVTHDLITVPGALEIPAAIAIALDAAENNGKPYDAAIALGCVVRGDTIHFEIVSIESSRALMDLSVARKVPLGNGIITVNTDAQAWARARASELNKGGDAARAALAMLRIKRRLTKA, encoded by the coding sequence ATGGCAGACGCACGGCGCGCACCGCTGAAGGACCAGACTGACATTTCAGGCGCGCGCGCCCTGATCGTCGAGGCGCGATTTTATGACGATATTCAGGACGCGCTGCTGGAGGGCGCGGTGGCCGAGCTGAAGGCCGCCGGCGTGACCCACGACCTCATCACCGTGCCCGGCGCGCTGGAAATTCCTGCCGCAATCGCGATCGCGCTCGATGCTGCCGAAAACAACGGCAAGCCCTATGATGCGGCAATCGCGCTCGGCTGCGTGGTGCGCGGCGACACCATCCATTTCGAGATCGTGTCGATCGAATCCTCACGCGCGCTGATGGATCTTTCGGTGGCGCGAAAGGTTCCACTCGGCAACGGCATCATTACCGTCAATACGGACGCGCAGGCCTGGGCGAGGGCGCGCGCCAGCGAACTCAACAAGGGCGGTGATGCCGCGCGTGCTGCGCTGGCGATGCTGCGGATCAAACGGCGGCTGACGAAGGCTTAA
- the nusB gene encoding transcription antitermination factor NusB, producing the protein MADQKKPAKGPERKANRRGAARLAAVQALYQMDIAGAGINDIFAEFESHWLGNEVEGDKYLPAEAAFFRDVVSGVVRDQARLDPLIDDALSKGWPLKRIDAILRAVLRAGSYELEHRKDVPGRVVVSEYVDVAHAFVEKDETGMVNAVLDQIARQFRADEFARG; encoded by the coding sequence ATGGCGGATCAAAAGAAGCCGGCCAAAGGCCCTGAAAGGAAAGCCAACCGCCGCGGCGCGGCGCGGTTAGCTGCCGTGCAGGCGCTCTACCAAATGGATATCGCGGGTGCCGGCATCAACGACATCTTCGCTGAGTTCGAGAGCCACTGGCTCGGCAACGAGGTCGAGGGCGACAAATATCTGCCCGCGGAAGCCGCATTTTTTCGCGACGTGGTGTCGGGCGTGGTCCGTGACCAGGCAAGGCTCGATCCGCTGATCGACGATGCGCTCTCCAAGGGCTGGCCGCTGAAGCGGATCGACGCGATCCTGCGCGCGGTGCTGCGGGCCGGTTCCTACGAGCTGGAGCATCGCAAGGACGTGCCGGGCCGCGTCGTGGTGTCGGAATATGTCGATGTCGCGCATGCCTTCGTCGAAAAGGACGAGACCGGCATGGTGAACGCGGTGCTCGACCAGATCGCGCGCCAGTTCCGCGCCGACGAGTTCGCGCGTGGCTAG
- the thiL gene encoding thiamine-phosphate kinase: MASAKPASGEDSLIARYFRPLATDPGAYSLDDDAAALKPSGDDIVVTMDAIVEGVHFLADDPPDTVARKALRVNLSDLAAKGATPAGFVLTLALRSVDEAWLKPFAAALGEDASQFGCPLLGGDTVSTPGPLMISVTAFGRVPPGKMVHRSGAKVGERVMVTGTIGDAALGLAVLRGGKVHAAADTAAREALVGRYRIPQPRVAMAEIISEYTSASMDVSDGLAGDLAKLCRVSGVSAVIDLAQVPLSDSARDLVSRGVVGLETLIVGGDDYEILCTIPEDRVEAFEAAAQRAGVALSSIGTIVTGSSIPKFVNDEGKEIALERLSYSHF, translated from the coding sequence GTGGCTAGCGCAAAACCCGCGTCCGGCGAGGACTCGCTGATCGCGCGCTATTTCCGGCCGCTTGCGACCGATCCAGGTGCTTACAGCCTCGACGACGACGCCGCGGCGTTGAAGCCTTCGGGTGACGATATCGTGGTGACGATGGACGCCATCGTCGAAGGCGTGCATTTCCTGGCCGACGATCCCCCCGATACCGTCGCGCGCAAGGCGCTGCGGGTCAATCTGAGCGATCTCGCGGCGAAGGGGGCAACGCCTGCCGGCTTCGTGCTGACGCTGGCGCTACGCAGCGTGGATGAGGCCTGGCTAAAGCCGTTCGCGGCGGCGCTCGGCGAGGACGCGTCGCAATTCGGCTGTCCGCTATTGGGGGGCGATACCGTATCGACGCCCGGCCCGCTGATGATCTCGGTTACGGCGTTCGGCCGGGTGCCGCCGGGCAAAATGGTTCATCGCAGTGGCGCCAAGGTCGGTGAGCGCGTAATGGTCACGGGCACGATCGGCGACGCCGCGCTTGGGCTGGCGGTCCTGAGGGGCGGAAAAGTCCACGCTGCTGCTGATACTGCCGCGCGCGAGGCGCTGGTGGGGCGCTACCGCATCCCGCAGCCGCGCGTGGCGATGGCCGAGATCATCAGCGAATACACCAGCGCGTCGATGGATGTATCGGATGGTTTGGCGGGCGATCTGGCAAAGCTCTGCCGGGTGTCGGGTGTATCTGCTGTGATTGATCTGGCGCAGGTGCCGTTGTCCGACTCAGCGCGGGACCTGGTGTCGCGCGGGGTTGTCGGGTTGGAAACCTTGATCGTCGGAGGCGACGATTACGAGATCCTCTGCACGATTCCAGAAGACCGTGTTGAAGCCTTCGAAGCTGCTGCGCAGCGCGCAGGGGTTGCGCTTAGTTCCATTGGAACGATCGTCACGGGCAGTTCAATACCGAAGTTCGTCAACGATGAGGGTAAGGAAATCGCGCTGGAACGGCTGTCCTACAGCCATTTTTGA
- a CDS encoding cold-shock protein, with protein sequence MATGTVKWFNGQKGFGFIEPSDGSKDVFVHISAVERAGLGGLAEGQKVQFELKTDKMRGKVSAENLSLA encoded by the coding sequence ATGGCTACGGGAACAGTGAAGTGGTTCAACGGTCAAAAGGGTTTCGGTTTCATTGAACCGAGCGATGGCAGCAAGGATGTGTTCGTGCACATCTCCGCCGTCGAGCGCGCCGGCCTCGGCGGGCTGGCCGAAGGTCAGAAGGTTCAATTCGAACTCAAGACCGACAAGATGCGGGGCAAGGTAAGCGCGGAAAACCTGTCGCTGGCCTAA